From bacterium, a single genomic window includes:
- a CDS encoding oligopeptide/dipeptide ABC transporter ATP-binding protein: MTAAGRSPGRVLEVTGLRKYFPIRQGFLQKTAGHVRAVDDVSFYIDRGETLALVGESGCGKTTTSRCILRAISPTEGHIVFHTDVGGVVDIARLSKHRLRPLRRQMQMIFQDPFSSLNPRKTLLDIVGEPLLVNGMKNRGDRVDRVSELLRLVGMRPEYMRRFPHAFSGGQRQRVGIARALALNPSLIVADEPVSALDVSVQAQILNLMLDLQAQLGLTYLFVAHDLSVVKHVSDRVAVMYVGQIVEMAPTVPLFTTPKHPYTEALLSAVPKPDPRLRANRIVLEGEVADPAHPPSGCYFHPRCPYAAPVCRVERPKLEAVAPGHFVSCHRARELSLRGVE, from the coding sequence ATGACAGCGGCCGGCCGGTCGCCGGGTCGTGTCCTCGAGGTGACGGGCCTGCGGAAGTACTTCCCGATTCGCCAGGGCTTTCTGCAAAAGACAGCCGGGCATGTGCGGGCTGTCGACGATGTGAGCTTCTACATCGACCGAGGTGAGACGCTCGCGCTCGTCGGCGAGAGCGGGTGCGGCAAGACGACCACGTCGCGTTGCATTCTCAGGGCGATCTCCCCTACCGAGGGGCACATCGTCTTTCACACCGATGTGGGGGGAGTCGTAGACATCGCTCGGCTTTCGAAGCACCGCCTCCGGCCGCTGCGGCGACAGATGCAGATGATCTTTCAGGATCCCTTCTCCTCGCTGAATCCTCGGAAGACGCTGCTCGATATCGTAGGAGAGCCGTTGCTGGTCAACGGCATGAAGAACCGCGGGGATCGAGTCGATCGGGTGTCAGAGCTGCTGCGCCTCGTCGGGATGCGGCCCGAGTATATGCGCCGCTTCCCCCACGCCTTCAGCGGCGGGCAGCGCCAGCGCGTCGGGATCGCCCGCGCCCTTGCGCTGAATCCGAGCCTGATCGTGGCCGACGAGCCGGTCTCTGCCCTCGACGTGTCGGTGCAGGCCCAGATTCTGAATTTGATGCTGGATCTCCAGGCCCAGCTCGGGTTGACCTACTTGTTCGTGGCGCATGATCTCTCCGTGGTCAAGCACGTGAGTGACCGCGTCGCCGTCATGTACGTCGGCCAGATCGTCGAGATGGCACCGACCGTACCGCTCTTCACCACCCCCAAGCACCCATACACCGAGGCGCTGCTCTCCGCGGTGCCGAAGCCGGACCCGCGGCTCCGCGCGAACCGGATCGTCCTTGAAGGTGAGGTCGCGGACCCGGCCCATCCGCCGTCGGGGTGCTATTTCCATCCCCGGTGCCCGTACGCCGCTCCCGTGTGCCGGGTCGAGCGTCCGAAGCTCGAGGCGGTTGCCCCCGGTCATTTCGTGAGCTGTCATCGAGCGCGCGAGCTCTCCCTAAGAGGCGTCGAGTAG
- a CDS encoding ABC transporter ATP-binding protein, with product MAAHEPPILEVRDLRTYFFPDEGTVKAVDGVGFEVYAGRTLGIVGESGCGKSVTAKSILRIVERPGRIVGGEIQLRAPEGNGRAATVDLVKLDPSGPEIRGIRGGDIGLVFQEPMTSFSPVHTIGNQMEETIRLHTRVEKAAARERAIEMLRLVGIPKPERRIDEYAFQLSGGLRQRAMIAVALSCHPRILIADEPTTALDVTTQAQILDLLRSLQAQEQMAIVLITHNLGVVAEMCDEVVVMYLGRVVERGSVDAIFHAPKHPYTRALLRSIPSIRASVRTKLPTIAGSIPHPYNRPAGCPFHPRCPERISGVCDLSEPGPRAVGDGQSASCFLYEESR from the coding sequence ATGGCCGCACACGAGCCGCCCATTCTCGAGGTCCGGGATCTCCGGACGTATTTCTTCCCTGACGAGGGCACGGTCAAGGCCGTCGACGGCGTCGGCTTCGAGGTCTACGCGGGCCGCACGCTCGGGATCGTGGGCGAGAGTGGATGCGGCAAGAGCGTGACGGCCAAGTCGATCTTGAGAATCGTCGAACGCCCCGGCCGCATCGTAGGCGGGGAGATCCAGCTCCGCGCTCCGGAGGGGAACGGGCGTGCAGCCACGGTCGATCTCGTGAAGCTCGACCCCAGCGGCCCTGAGATTCGGGGCATCCGGGGCGGCGACATCGGCCTCGTGTTCCAAGAGCCGATGACCTCCTTCAGCCCGGTCCATACGATCGGCAACCAGATGGAGGAGACGATCCGGCTCCACACCCGCGTCGAGAAAGCGGCGGCGCGGGAGCGCGCCATCGAGATGTTGCGTCTCGTCGGGATCCCCAAGCCGGAACGGCGGATCGACGAGTACGCCTTCCAGTTGAGCGGAGGCCTGCGCCAGCGCGCCATGATCGCGGTGGCGCTCTCGTGCCACCCCCGGATCCTCATCGCCGACGAGCCGACGACGGCGTTGGACGTCACGACGCAGGCCCAGATTCTCGATCTCCTGCGCTCCCTCCAAGCGCAGGAGCAGATGGCCATCGTCCTCATCACGCACAACCTCGGCGTCGTCGCGGAGATGTGCGACGAGGTGGTGGTGATGTACCTCGGGCGCGTGGTGGAACGCGGTTCCGTGGACGCGATCTTCCACGCACCAAAGCATCCGTACACTCGAGCGCTGTTGCGATCCATCCCATCGATCCGGGCCTCGGTGCGCACGAAGCTCCCCACGATCGCCGGCTCGATTCCCCATCCGTACAACCGGCCAGCCGGCTGCCCGTTCCACCCCCGCTGCCCCGAGCGGATATCGGGCGTGTGCGACCTGAGCGAGCCGGGCCCCCGTGCGGTGGGCGACGGGCAGTCGGCGAGCTGCTTCTTATACGAGGAGTCCCGATGA
- a CDS encoding ABC transporter permease: MATQWQLMWWRFRRHKLAMLGTLVVLLFYGVVLFADFLAYAPPTASEAQRSLLSPQPIRWFDGGRFRPHVFGFSGIRDPATFKRVYTPDPAKKTPVHFLARGFEYRLFALIPMDRHLIGVAGANAEETLFLLGTDEQGRDLWSRLVYATRTSLSIGLLGVSFSLVLGVLLGGISGFYGGPIDTVIQRVIEILRSIPTIPLWLGLAAALPNNWTVGQVYFAITIIISLIGWTELARVVRGRFLSLREEEFVMAAELAGSSQARIILSHMVPSFLSHIIAATTLALPAMIISETSLSFLGLGLRPPAVSWGVLLQQAQNVQALAISPWLLFPAIPVIVVILAFNFMGDGLRDAADPYGH; the protein is encoded by the coding sequence GTGGCCACCCAATGGCAGTTGATGTGGTGGCGCTTTCGGCGTCACAAGCTGGCGATGTTGGGGACTCTCGTTGTCCTGCTATTTTACGGCGTCGTGCTGTTCGCGGATTTCCTCGCCTATGCTCCGCCGACGGCATCGGAGGCCCAGCGTTCTCTCCTGTCTCCCCAGCCCATCCGCTGGTTCGACGGAGGACGGTTCCGGCCGCACGTCTTCGGCTTCTCCGGAATCCGCGACCCTGCGACGTTCAAGCGCGTCTACACCCCCGATCCTGCCAAGAAGACCCCCGTGCATTTCCTTGCACGGGGGTTCGAGTATCGCCTTTTCGCCCTGATCCCGATGGACAGGCACCTCATTGGAGTGGCAGGGGCCAATGCGGAGGAGACGTTGTTCCTGCTCGGCACGGACGAGCAGGGGCGGGATCTCTGGTCCCGGCTCGTGTACGCGACCCGCACCTCCCTGAGCATCGGCCTCCTCGGGGTGAGCTTCTCGCTTGTGCTCGGCGTGCTCCTCGGCGGCATCTCGGGGTTCTACGGGGGGCCCATCGACACCGTCATTCAGCGGGTGATCGAAATCCTCCGGTCGATCCCAACGATCCCGCTGTGGCTGGGCCTCGCGGCGGCGTTGCCGAACAATTGGACGGTCGGTCAGGTGTACTTCGCCATCACGATCATTATCTCGCTAATCGGCTGGACGGAGCTGGCGCGGGTGGTGCGTGGTCGATTCCTCTCGCTTCGAGAGGAAGAGTTCGTCATGGCCGCTGAGCTGGCCGGTAGCAGCCAGGCGCGGATCATCCTGAGTCATATGGTGCCGTCGTTCTTGAGCCACATCATCGCCGCGACCACGCTGGCCCTCCCGGCCATGATCATCAGCGAGACCTCGCTCTCGTTTCTCGGGCTCGGCCTGCGGCCCCCGGCCGTCAGCTGGGGCGTACTCCTACAGCAGGCCCAGAACGTCCAAGCACTCGCCATCTCGCCGTGGCTCCTGTTCCCGGCGATTCCGGTGATCGTGGTGATCCTCGCGTTCAACTTCATGGGCGACGGGCTCCGCGACGCCGCCGATCCCTACGGGCATTGA
- a CDS encoding ABC transporter permease produces the protein MLAYLVRRLILAVLTIWAVSVLSFVIIKLPPGDYVTSYIAQMSMSGGYVSEQEAQTLRREYGLDQPGYVQYVRWMKLVLHGRFGMALEWKRPVVEVIGDRLWMTMVVSVAAIIITWVLALPIGIYSAVRQYSVGDYLATFVGFIGLAVPSFMLALVLMYLGFKLFNANIGGLFSDRFLLAPWSLAKVWDLTKHMPLPALILGLAGTAQLIRIMRANLLDELGKPYVVTARARGLSEMRVILKYPVRVALNPFASTIGYLLPYVVSGSIIVSLVLGLPTVGPLLLRALIAQDMFLAGTIVLLLGVMTVVGTFLSDLLLLWIDPRIRLEGKQ, from the coding sequence ATGCTTGCGTATCTGGTCCGCCGGCTGATCCTTGCCGTCCTCACCATCTGGGCGGTCTCGGTGTTGTCCTTCGTGATCATCAAGCTCCCACCGGGAGACTACGTGACGTCCTACATCGCCCAGATGTCCATGTCGGGCGGCTACGTGTCCGAGCAGGAGGCCCAGACGCTCCGGCGGGAGTACGGGCTCGACCAGCCCGGCTACGTGCAATACGTTCGGTGGATGAAGCTGGTCCTGCACGGCCGGTTCGGCATGGCGCTCGAGTGGAAGCGCCCCGTCGTGGAGGTGATTGGCGACCGATTGTGGATGACGATGGTCGTCTCCGTGGCGGCCATCATCATTACCTGGGTGCTCGCGCTGCCCATCGGCATCTACTCGGCGGTGCGACAGTACTCGGTGGGCGATTACCTCGCCACGTTTGTGGGGTTCATCGGACTCGCTGTGCCGAGTTTCATGCTGGCGCTCGTCCTCATGTATCTCGGCTTCAAGTTGTTCAACGCCAACATCGGCGGACTGTTCTCTGACCGGTTCCTCCTGGCGCCCTGGAGCCTCGCCAAGGTGTGGGACCTGACGAAGCATATGCCGCTCCCCGCGTTGATCCTGGGTCTCGCCGGCACCGCCCAACTCATCCGGATCATGCGGGCCAATCTGTTGGACGAGCTCGGGAAACCCTATGTGGTCACCGCGCGCGCGCGCGGGCTCAGTGAGATGCGCGTGATCTTGAAATACCCCGTCCGCGTGGCGCTCAACCCGTTCGCCAGCACGATCGGCTATCTTCTGCCCTACGTCGTCTCGGGCAGCATCATCGTCTCGCTCGTGCTCGGCCTGCCCACCGTTGGCCCCCTCCTCCTCCGCGCCCTCATTGCCCAGGATATGTTCCTGGCCGGCACCATCGTGCTGCTCCTCGGCGTGATGACCGTCGTGGGGACGTTCCTCTCGGACCTCCTGCTGCTGTGGATCGACCCCCGTATTCGTCTGGAGGGCAAGCAATAG
- a CDS encoding ABC transporter substrate-binding protein, protein MDKRRGFTRRQLLRGATLATGGFIFADLIPEAWAQTPPKLGAQLIGKLEGPELIRDPAKWPKKFNEAPMLAELVKQGKLPPVEQRVPQEPLVIKPVHEIGRYGGTLRRAFTGPGDSENGNRWVSSDKLLFWDYTGNKVVPSVAKAWLLPPDGKSLTIYLRKGMKWSDGQSFTANDFVFWYEDVFLNKDLVPTPHPDFTINGKPGSLKKVDDTTVTFEFPEPNYLFLDILAGSTSMGGGQALWQMEGRTMGAYTPAHYVKQFHPKYIGKDEADRKAKAAGFDNWVAYIKNRWDWRLNTELPVLTPWKTATPINTPTWVLERNPYFYEVDTAGNQLPYLDRIQLTLGENLEVINLRAIAGQYDLQERHTAMTKIPVFLENRDKVGYDLHLDPALNGSDATLHTNQAYDGDPEVAKWLQTTDFRRALSMGIDRDQLNETFWLGIGVPGSIAPSESVPYSPGPEARKKWATLDVKQASALLDKIGLSKKDGEGYRLRSDGKGRLRIELQTSAGAFIPHTQIGEMIKEHWKKIGIQADVKEHERSLFFTRVASNQHQIAVWANDGSEVLYLFPRHALPVDPAECNLGRPIAVWYASGGTQGKAPKDPQLLRALEMFRSAGGKKVQERYKIAQEIWTILVDQVYSIGTVGQSPATMGVRVVSRKMGNIPTREINAQHCRTPGSSQPSTFYFKA, encoded by the coding sequence ATGGACAAGCGGAGAGGGTTTACGCGACGGCAGCTCCTCCGGGGCGCCACACTGGCGACCGGAGGTTTTATTTTTGCCGATCTGATTCCCGAGGCCTGGGCACAGACGCCACCGAAGCTCGGCGCGCAGTTGATCGGCAAGCTCGAAGGCCCGGAGCTGATCCGCGATCCTGCCAAGTGGCCGAAGAAGTTCAACGAGGCACCCATGCTGGCGGAATTGGTGAAGCAGGGGAAGCTCCCGCCGGTCGAGCAGCGCGTGCCCCAAGAGCCCCTCGTCATCAAGCCCGTCCACGAGATCGGTCGCTACGGGGGCACCTTGCGCCGAGCGTTCACCGGGCCCGGCGACAGCGAGAACGGCAACCGCTGGGTGTCGTCCGACAAGCTCCTGTTCTGGGATTACACGGGGAACAAGGTCGTGCCCTCCGTCGCCAAGGCGTGGCTGCTTCCCCCGGATGGGAAGTCGTTGACGATCTACCTCCGCAAGGGCATGAAGTGGTCCGACGGCCAGTCGTTCACGGCGAACGACTTCGTGTTCTGGTACGAGGACGTCTTCCTCAACAAGGATCTCGTGCCGACCCCGCACCCGGACTTCACGATCAACGGCAAACCGGGGAGCCTCAAGAAGGTCGACGACACAACGGTCACCTTCGAGTTCCCGGAGCCGAACTACCTGTTCCTCGACATCCTGGCGGGAAGCACATCGATGGGCGGGGGCCAGGCCCTCTGGCAGATGGAAGGCCGCACCATGGGGGCGTATACGCCGGCCCACTACGTCAAGCAGTTCCATCCCAAATACATCGGCAAAGACGAGGCGGACCGCAAGGCCAAGGCCGCGGGGTTCGACAACTGGGTCGCCTACATCAAGAACCGGTGGGACTGGCGGCTCAACACCGAACTCCCTGTGCTGACGCCGTGGAAGACCGCGACGCCGATCAACACGCCCACCTGGGTGCTGGAGCGGAACCCGTACTTCTACGAGGTCGATACGGCCGGGAACCAACTCCCATATCTTGACCGCATCCAGCTGACCCTCGGTGAGAACCTGGAGGTGATCAACCTCCGCGCGATCGCTGGACAGTACGATCTCCAGGAACGGCACACCGCCATGACAAAGATCCCCGTCTTCCTCGAGAACCGTGACAAGGTGGGCTACGACCTCCATCTCGATCCCGCGCTCAATGGGTCCGACGCGACGCTGCACACGAACCAGGCGTACGATGGGGATCCCGAGGTGGCGAAGTGGCTCCAAACCACCGATTTCCGGCGCGCCCTGTCGATGGGGATCGACCGGGATCAGCTCAACGAGACCTTCTGGCTCGGGATCGGGGTGCCCGGTTCCATTGCACCGAGCGAGAGCGTGCCGTACAGTCCCGGGCCGGAGGCGAGGAAGAAGTGGGCCACGCTCGACGTCAAGCAGGCCAGCGCCCTCCTCGACAAGATCGGGCTCTCGAAGAAGGATGGTGAGGGCTACCGGCTCCGCAGCGATGGTAAGGGGCGGCTTCGCATCGAGCTCCAAACGTCGGCCGGCGCATTCATTCCCCACACGCAGATCGGGGAGATGATCAAGGAGCACTGGAAGAAGATCGGGATCCAGGCCGACGTCAAGGAGCACGAGCGGAGCCTGTTCTTCACGAGGGTCGCCAGCAACCAGCATCAGATCGCCGTGTGGGCGAACGACGGGTCCGAGGTGCTGTACCTCTTCCCCCGCCACGCGCTGCCGGTCGACCCGGCCGAATGCAACCTGGGGCGCCCCATCGCGGTCTGGTACGCGTCGGGCGGCACGCAGGGGAAGGCGCCGAAGGACCCGCAGCTGCTCCGGGCCCTTGAGATGTTCCGATCGGCGGGCGGGAAGAAGGTGCAGGAGCGATACAAGATCGCGCAGGAGATCTGGACCATCCTCGTCGACCAAGTGTACTCGATCGGGACCGTCGGCCAGTCGCCGGCGACAATGGGGGTCAGGGTCGTCAGCCGGAAGATGGGGAACATCCCAACACGAGAGATCAATGCCCAGCACTGCCGGACGCCGGGAAGCTCTCAGCCGTCGACGTTTTACTTCAAGGCATAG
- a CDS encoding CAP domain-containing protein, translated as MTALGGRLHAWIGLFVIIGLACTPPASSMAAGRHGVTVSQGAILPEAEAKLLTMVNRERRIHGLSPLISDPSLRLAARRHAQDMALRGYVGHDSLGGQTMRDRLGGFLRSGSRVGENVAMVQSVEEGQRAFVASQHHLRNMLDPGFHRVGIGVTTAGEMGIMITEDFT; from the coding sequence GTGACTGCATTGGGCGGCCGATTGCATGCCTGGATCGGGCTCTTCGTCATCATAGGCCTCGCCTGTACCCCGCCGGCGTCTTCCATGGCGGCGGGCCGGCATGGGGTGACGGTGTCCCAAGGCGCCATTCTGCCCGAGGCCGAAGCCAAGCTCCTGACCATGGTGAACCGTGAGCGGCGGATTCATGGTCTGTCTCCGTTGATCTCAGACCCGTCGCTGCGGTTGGCCGCCCGACGGCATGCTCAAGACATGGCGTTGCGGGGGTACGTTGGTCACGACTCCTTAGGCGGCCAGACAATGAGAGACCGTCTGGGAGGATTCTTGCGTTCAGGCTCTCGGGTCGGAGAAAATGTGGCGATGGTGCAATCAGTGGAAGAGGGGCAACGGGCATTTGTCGCAAGCCAGCACCATCTCCGGAACATGCTCGATCCGGGGTTTCACCGGGTGGGAATCGGCGTGACAACCGCAGGAGAGATGGGGATCATGATCACCGAAGACTTTACCTAA